In Pseudomonas sp. ADAK18, a single window of DNA contains:
- a CDS encoding LysR family transcriptional regulator, with protein MRLRHIEIFQAIRQTGSVSAAAQLLHVSQPAVTKVLQHAELQLGFPLFLRVRGKLQPTPEALALEREVDKVTESLQGVRRLAQNLRRAPGQSLRIGATPALALSLLPPAIREWTQRYPDIACELSSAHSRELVQNLLMREMDVALTLQPPDHPGLNAQALAHGVLVALAPRDYWPEAEQGKPLPLMALADAPLIGLSSADPLAAKLDSYLEAVDPPPRISISVQTYSLARAMVESGAGLAVIDPFTALGASTAITCIRPLAPPLPITLYALTRADEPPPHMLASLLEIFGSRAQEQLDRL; from the coding sequence ATGCGCTTGCGCCATATCGAAATCTTCCAGGCCATCCGCCAGACCGGCTCCGTCAGCGCTGCCGCACAATTGCTGCACGTCTCGCAACCAGCGGTGACCAAGGTATTGCAACATGCCGAGCTCCAGTTGGGCTTCCCGCTGTTTCTGCGGGTGCGCGGCAAGCTGCAGCCCACCCCGGAAGCCCTGGCCCTGGAGCGCGAAGTCGACAAGGTCACCGAGAGCCTGCAAGGGGTGCGGCGTCTGGCGCAAAACCTGCGTCGCGCCCCCGGCCAAAGCCTGCGCATCGGTGCCACACCAGCCCTGGCCTTGTCGCTGCTGCCACCGGCCATTCGTGAGTGGACCCAACGCTACCCGGACATCGCCTGTGAGCTGTCCAGCGCCCACAGCCGTGAGCTGGTGCAGAACCTGTTGATGCGTGAGATGGACGTGGCGTTGACCTTGCAGCCGCCCGATCACCCAGGCTTGAACGCCCAGGCCTTGGCCCACGGTGTGCTGGTGGCATTGGCGCCTCGGGATTATTGGCCTGAAGCCGAACAGGGCAAACCACTGCCATTGATGGCGCTGGCGGACGCGCCGCTGATTGGCCTGTCCAGCGCCGATCCGCTGGCGGCAAAACTCGACAGCTACCTGGAAGCTGTCGATCCACCGCCACGGATCAGCATTTCAGTGCAGACCTATTCGCTGGCCCGGGCGATGGTCGAGTCGGGTGCGGGATTGGCGGTGATCGATCCGTTCACCGCGCTGGGCGCATCCACGGCGATCACCTGTATTCGTCCACTGGCACCGCCATTGCCCATCACCTTGTATGCGCTGACCCGCGCCGATGAGCCACCGCCGCATATGCTGGCGAGTTTGCTGGAGATCTTCGGCAGTCGCGCCCAGGAGCAGCTCGATCGGCTATAG
- a CDS encoding malonate decarboxylase holo-ACP synthase: MVNAHDLLWGMTPAHAPADAPAWVLEVLSAGHPVVVRRAIAQVGHVAVGVRGRLREQRFAAVMPIAAVQRRVVPEALCGVISPRDLPALQALNQLRPVLARERWGVTGSAGFELASGIEALHATSDLDLILRTPTRLDRGDAEDLLAILDTAVCAVDLQLQTPFGAVALREWAGPSRRVLLKNASGAQLVLDPWQAMV, from the coding sequence ATGGTGAACGCCCACGATTTGCTCTGGGGCATGACCCCGGCGCATGCGCCCGCTGATGCACCCGCTTGGGTGCTGGAGGTGCTGAGTGCCGGGCATCCGGTGGTGGTGCGGCGGGCGATTGCGCAGGTCGGCCATGTGGCGGTGGGCGTGCGTGGGCGTTTGCGCGAGCAGCGTTTCGCCGCTGTGATGCCCATTGCAGCGGTGCAGCGACGTGTGGTGCCGGAGGCGCTGTGCGGTGTGATATCGCCACGGGATTTGCCGGCGTTGCAGGCGCTCAATCAACTGCGGCCGGTGCTGGCGCGGGAGCGTTGGGGCGTCACCGGGAGTGCCGGTTTTGAGTTGGCCAGCGGCATTGAAGCGCTGCATGCCACGAGTGATCTGGATTTGATTCTGCGCACGCCCACACGGCTTGATCGAGGCGACGCAGAGGATCTGCTGGCGATACTGGACACGGCGGTGTGCGCCGTGGACCTGCAATTGCAAACCCCGTTTGGCGCCGTCGCTTTGCGTGAGTGGGCCGGACCATCACGCCGGGTTCTGCTGAAAAACGCCAGCGGCGCGCAGTTGGTGCTCGATCCCTGGCAGGCCATGGTATGA
- a CDS encoding chromate transporter — protein sequence MQTALFHLMIQCALWSLMSIGGNMVAVSDIHRYSVTDMNWLTDAQFVAFFALSQALPGPNGMLLVFIGQQAAGLPGAAVALLAKLVPCSVLTYLGAGWLEKHTKTPWVQRVKRSLLPISIGLILSASYILMNSLENNATSLVLTLASAAVVYYTRLNAIWLIILGVVLGLLSSWLGANWF from the coding sequence ATGCAGACCGCCCTCTTCCACCTGATGATCCAATGCGCGCTGTGGTCGTTGATGTCGATTGGCGGAAACATGGTGGCTGTGAGTGATATCCACCGCTACTCCGTGACAGACATGAACTGGCTCACCGACGCCCAGTTTGTCGCCTTCTTCGCCCTGTCCCAGGCGCTGCCCGGTCCCAACGGCATGCTGCTGGTGTTTATCGGTCAACAAGCCGCCGGCCTGCCCGGCGCAGCAGTCGCGCTACTGGCCAAGTTGGTGCCCTGCTCGGTGCTGACCTACCTGGGCGCCGGCTGGCTGGAGAAGCACACCAAAACGCCCTGGGTGCAGCGGGTCAAACGCAGCCTGTTGCCGATCTCCATCGGGCTGATCCTCTCCGCCAGCTACATCCTGATGAACAGCCTGGAAAACAACGCCACAAGCCTGGTGCTGACCCTGGCCAGCGCCGCCGTGGTGTATTACACCCGGCTCAATGCAATCTGGCTGATCATCCTCGGCGTGGTGTTGGGCCTGCTCAGTTCATGGCTGGGAGCGAACTGGTTTTAG
- the mdcE gene encoding biotin-independent malonate decarboxylase subunit gamma, producing MRGLQWFNALSAGATPVSDLPNSLKVADGVLGEQPVRFIAVVTDPHNRFPRARNGEVGLLEGWGLAKAVDEVIEAGDKRPLIAIVDVPSQAYGRREEALGIHQALAAAADSYARARLAGHPVIALLVGKAMSGAFLAHGYQANRLIALRDPGVMVHAMGKASAARVTLRSVEELEALAASVPPMAYDIDSFASLGLLWETLTVSQIEQPTREDLARVSDCLVQAIKDVQAGGVDLSGRLGAANRAASAHVRQLLREQW from the coding sequence ATGAGAGGGTTGCAGTGGTTCAACGCATTGAGTGCGGGTGCAACGCCTGTGAGTGATTTGCCGAACTCCTTGAAGGTTGCCGATGGCGTGCTCGGTGAGCAACCCGTGCGCTTCATCGCCGTGGTCACCGATCCGCACAATCGCTTCCCTCGTGCGCGCAATGGCGAAGTCGGTTTGCTCGAAGGTTGGGGATTGGCCAAGGCGGTGGATGAAGTGATCGAGGCCGGTGACAAGCGCCCGCTGATTGCCATCGTCGATGTCCCAAGCCAAGCCTATGGTCGTCGTGAGGAAGCCTTGGGCATTCATCAGGCCTTGGCCGCTGCCGCTGACAGTTATGCCCGCGCAAGGTTGGCCGGTCATCCGGTGATTGCGTTACTGGTGGGCAAGGCCATGTCCGGTGCATTTCTGGCTCATGGTTATCAGGCCAATCGCCTGATCGCCCTGCGCGATCCTGGGGTGATGGTCCATGCGATGGGCAAGGCTTCGGCGGCGCGGGTGACCTTGCGTAGCGTCGAAGAGCTCGAAGCCCTGGCTGCCAGCGTGCCGCCCATGGCGTATGACATCGACAGTTTTGCCAGCCTGGGCTTGCTCTGGGAAACGTTGACTGTCAGCCAGATTGAACAACCGACGAGGGAAGATCTGGCGCGTGTAAGCGACTGCCTGGTGCAGGCCATCAAGGACGTACAAGCAGGCGGTGTTGATTTGAGCGGTCGCCTGGGCGCCGCCAACCGTGCCGCGTCCGCTCACGTGCGTCAGTTGTTGCGGGAGCAATGGTGA
- a CDS encoding D-amino acid dehydrogenase has product MAQRVCIIGGGVIGLASAYALVRAGCEVTVVEARETLGSETSFANGGQLSYRYVAPLADKGVPLQAIGWMLRGDSPLKLRPRMDPAQWRWMASFLGACRASVNQRNAGHLLRLASLSQDILQRWRQEDVLEGFDWRRNGKLVTFRSHGTFEHARNKVTDRLQQQVLSAADCARLEPTLGDSGFVGGIYTPNEEVADCHSFCQQLALRLQASGRCTFLLGRKVTAIRHAGGTVQAIELGTEVLPVEHLVLAAGHRSAELALPGVSLPLYPLKGYSLSVPIGEQHRAPNISITDYDRKIVYARIGEQLRVAAMVDIVGFDARLEPKRLALMKRQACETFPLAGDYDRAIEWAGMRPATPTGVPLIGASAYSNLWLNLGHGALGFTLACGSGQLLAELIGQNTTSIDMQGLAPRAA; this is encoded by the coding sequence ATGGCTCAGCGGGTTTGTATCATCGGGGGCGGGGTTATCGGCTTGGCAAGCGCTTACGCTCTGGTGCGCGCAGGCTGTGAGGTGACGGTGGTCGAAGCACGGGAAACCCTGGGCAGCGAAACCAGTTTCGCCAACGGCGGCCAACTGTCCTATCGCTACGTCGCGCCCCTGGCCGATAAAGGCGTACCACTGCAGGCCATCGGTTGGATGCTGCGGGGCGACTCGCCATTGAAGCTGCGCCCGCGTATGGACCCGGCACAGTGGCGCTGGATGGCCTCCTTCTTGGGAGCCTGCCGCGCGTCGGTCAACCAGCGCAACGCCGGGCACCTGCTGCGGCTGGCCAGCTTGAGCCAGGACATCCTGCAGCGCTGGCGCCAAGAGGACGTCCTGGAAGGTTTTGATTGGCGACGCAATGGCAAGCTGGTGACCTTTCGCAGCCACGGCACCTTTGAGCACGCTCGCAACAAGGTGACGGACCGCCTGCAACAGCAAGTGCTCTCGGCGGCGGACTGTGCCCGGTTGGAACCGACCTTGGGCGACAGCGGGTTTGTCGGCGGCATCTACACACCCAACGAAGAAGTGGCGGACTGTCACAGCTTCTGCCAGCAACTGGCTCTCAGGCTGCAAGCCTCGGGCCGCTGCACGTTCCTGCTGGGGCGCAAGGTGACTGCCATTCGTCATGCCGGCGGCACGGTGCAGGCCATTGAGTTGGGCACCGAGGTGCTGCCCGTGGAGCATCTGGTGTTGGCGGCCGGTCACCGCAGCGCCGAGTTGGCGCTGCCCGGTGTGTCGCTGCCGCTGTATCCCCTCAAGGGCTACAGCTTGAGCGTGCCGATTGGCGAGCAGCATCGGGCGCCGAATATCAGCATCACCGACTACGATCGCAAGATTGTCTATGCGCGCATTGGTGAACAACTGCGGGTGGCGGCGATGGTGGACATCGTCGGTTTTGACGCTCGCCTGGAGCCCAAACGTCTGGCCCTGATGAAACGCCAGGCCTGTGAGACTTTTCCTCTGGCCGGCGACTACGATCGGGCGATTGAGTGGGCCGGTATGCGCCCGGCTACACCGACGGGCGTGCCGCTGATTGGTGCCAGTGCCTATAGCAACCTGTGGTTGAACCTGGGTCATGGCGCCCTTGGGTTTACCCTGGCCTGTGGCAGCGGCCAACTGCTGGCCGAGCTGATCGGCCAGAACACGACTTCCATTGATATGCAGGGCCTCGCTCCCCGCGCCGCCTGA
- the madL gene encoding malonate transporter subunit MadL produces MIIYGVALLAICTLAGVILGDLLGVLLGVKSNVGGVGIAMILLICARLWMQKHGGMTKDCEMGVGFWGAMYIPVVVAMAAQQNVVTALHGGPVAVLAAIGSVVICGCTIALISRTHKGEPLPDEDPLIPASPVAGGR; encoded by the coding sequence ATGATTATTTACGGTGTGGCGTTGCTGGCGATCTGTACGCTGGCTGGCGTGATTTTGGGCGACCTGCTCGGCGTTCTACTGGGAGTGAAGTCCAATGTAGGCGGCGTGGGGATCGCGATGATCCTGCTGATTTGTGCGCGACTGTGGATGCAAAAGCACGGCGGCATGACCAAGGATTGCGAGATGGGCGTCGGCTTCTGGGGTGCGATGTATATCCCGGTGGTGGTGGCGATGGCGGCGCAACAGAACGTGGTTACCGCGTTGCACGGCGGCCCGGTAGCAGTGCTGGCGGCCATCGGTTCGGTGGTGATTTGCGGTTGCACCATTGCCCTGATCAGCCGCACCCACAAGGGTGAGCCGCTGCCCGATGAAGATCCGCTGATACCGGCTTCACCTGTCGCGGGAGGTCGCTGA
- a CDS encoding chromate transporter: MPDLEPGQPHPSLWQLFYNFAMVGLLGFGGVMPWARQMMVDRRQWVSEQAFNELLTTGQFFPGPNIANVGIIYGRRLHGLPGAIVTVCGLYLFPSLITVLAGFAYAKWWSHEVVQQVFGAVMPIATGLMLGTTLRLLKAMPRTLANYSAFVLTFVLMAVLVLPLWMVLLICIPSSLALSFIGAQKAAH; the protein is encoded by the coding sequence ATGCCCGACCTTGAACCTGGCCAGCCTCACCCCAGTCTGTGGCAGTTGTTTTACAACTTCGCCATGGTCGGCTTGCTGGGCTTTGGCGGCGTCATGCCCTGGGCTCGGCAGATGATGGTCGACCGCCGGCAGTGGGTTAGTGAGCAGGCCTTCAATGAGCTGCTGACCACCGGGCAGTTTTTCCCCGGCCCCAATATCGCCAACGTCGGCATCATCTACGGCCGCCGCCTGCATGGTTTGCCCGGTGCAATTGTGACCGTCTGCGGGTTGTACCTGTTCCCCTCGCTGATCACCGTACTCGCCGGGTTTGCCTATGCCAAATGGTGGAGCCACGAAGTGGTGCAGCAGGTCTTCGGCGCGGTGATGCCGATTGCCACCGGCTTGATGCTCGGCACCACCTTGCGCCTGCTCAAGGCCATGCCCCGGACCCTGGCCAACTACAGCGCCTTTGTCCTGACCTTTGTGTTGATGGCGGTGCTGGTGTTGCCATTGTGGATGGTGCTGCTGATCTGTATCCCAAGCTCCCTGGCCTTGAGTTTCATTGGCGCACAGAAGGCGGCCCACTGA
- a CDS encoding LysR substrate-binding domain-containing protein: protein MLIDEEFTLKKLEIFLAFMRTGNLARAAAELQTSNVSVHRAIHSLENALRCPLFKHEGRNLTPLESAYVLEERAQKLIQDVVDSVRLTREAAGFSAERFKLGSLYSLTVKTVPQLIMGLKIRRSELNIDLILGSNFDLLYKLKNMEVDAILISLDEHANDPDCAQIALFSDDIFLATPADSPFDREQEIDLADVRDATFITLTQGFATHQDGNRVFKQAGFAPKVAMQVNDIFTLLSMVSSGVGYALLPGRIAAVYENRVKLIPLQPRYRLQQHIGVVFLKAKERDPNLLALLAECRMYANRQA, encoded by the coding sequence ATGCTGATCGACGAAGAGTTCACCCTCAAGAAGCTGGAAATCTTCCTGGCGTTCATGCGCACCGGCAACCTGGCCCGTGCCGCCGCCGAGTTGCAGACCAGCAACGTCAGTGTGCACCGGGCCATCCACTCTCTGGAAAACGCCCTGCGCTGCCCGCTGTTCAAGCACGAAGGCCGCAACCTCACACCGCTGGAAAGCGCTTATGTGTTGGAAGAGCGCGCCCAGAAGCTGATCCAGGACGTAGTCGACAGCGTACGCCTGACCCGCGAAGCCGCCGGGTTCTCCGCTGAGCGCTTCAAGCTGGGCTCGCTGTATTCGCTGACGGTGAAGACCGTACCGCAACTGATCATGGGCCTGAAAATCCGCCGCAGCGAGCTGAACATCGACCTGATCCTCGGCTCCAATTTCGACCTGCTGTACAAGCTCAAGAACATGGAAGTCGACGCGATCCTGATCTCCCTGGACGAGCACGCCAACGACCCGGACTGTGCGCAGATTGCGCTGTTCTCCGACGATATTTTTCTCGCCACGCCAGCCGATTCACCCTTCGACCGTGAACAGGAAATCGACCTGGCAGACGTGCGCGACGCCACCTTCATCACCCTGACCCAAGGCTTCGCCACCCACCAGGATGGCAACCGCGTGTTCAAGCAGGCGGGTTTTGCGCCCAAGGTGGCGATGCAGGTCAACGACATCTTCACCCTGCTGAGCATGGTCAGCTCTGGAGTGGGTTATGCGCTGCTGCCGGGGCGGATCGCGGCGGTGTATGAGAACCGGGTGAAGCTGATTCCCCTACAGCCGCGCTATCGGTTGCAGCAGCACATTGGCGTGGTGTTCTTAAAGGCCAAGGAGCGCGATCCGAACTTGCTCGCGCTGTTGGCGGAGTGCCGGATGTATGCCAACCGGCAGGCCTGA
- a CDS encoding malonate decarboxylase subunit delta yields the protein METLSFEFPAGQPAKGRALVGCVGSGDLEVLLEPGTAGTLIIQVQTSVNGAQQRWQHLFERIFQEQTPPALNIDIHDFGATPGVVRLRLEQGFEEIGHD from the coding sequence ATGGAAACCTTATCCTTTGAATTCCCCGCCGGGCAGCCGGCGAAGGGCCGGGCGTTGGTGGGTTGCGTCGGCTCGGGTGACCTGGAAGTGCTGCTGGAACCGGGCACAGCCGGGACGCTGATCATCCAGGTACAGACCTCGGTCAATGGCGCACAGCAACGTTGGCAGCACCTGTTTGAGCGGATCTTCCAGGAGCAGACGCCGCCTGCGTTGAACATCGATATCCACGACTTCGGTGCCACGCCGGGTGTTGTGCGTTTGCGGCTGGAGCAAGGCTTCGAGGAGATCGGCCATGACTGA
- a CDS encoding RidA family protein, whose product MTITRINSNSRLCGAVTFQSLVFLSGQVPGEGRDVTTQTEEVLAKIDALLAEAGSDKDHLLNATIYLKNIQDGFAPMNDVWSAWLSPGQAPTRTTLQAELARPNVLVEISVIAARRV is encoded by the coding sequence ATGACCATCACTCGAATCAACAGCAATAGCCGGCTCTGCGGTGCCGTGACCTTTCAGAGCCTGGTGTTTCTGTCTGGCCAGGTGCCGGGCGAGGGCCGGGATGTGACGACCCAGACAGAGGAAGTCCTGGCCAAGATCGATGCACTGCTGGCCGAGGCCGGCAGCGACAAGGATCATCTGCTCAACGCGACCATCTACCTGAAAAATATCCAGGACGGTTTTGCGCCGATGAATGACGTCTGGTCAGCCTGGCTTTCGCCCGGCCAGGCACCGACCCGTACCACCCTGCAAGCGGAGCTGGCACGCCCGAACGTGCTGGTGGAAATCAGTGTTATTGCTGCCCGCCGCGTCTGA
- a CDS encoding hemolysin III family protein gives MYHGERFNAWSHLLGAVAAFVGAVWMLVVASLDGSPWKIVSVAIYGFTLLVLYSASTVYHSVRGRKKEIMQKVDHFSIYLLIAGSYTPFCLVTLRGPWGWTLFGIVWGLAVIGILQEIKPRSEARILSIVIYAVMGWIVLVAVKPLIAALGTVGFIWLASGGILYTVGIIFFALEDRLRHSHGIWHLFVIGGSLLHFVAIMVYVL, from the coding sequence ATGTATCACGGGGAACGATTCAACGCTTGGAGCCACTTGCTCGGGGCGGTCGCAGCCTTTGTCGGCGCGGTGTGGATGTTGGTGGTTGCCAGTCTCGATGGCAGCCCGTGGAAGATTGTCAGCGTGGCGATTTATGGTTTCACGCTGTTGGTGCTGTACAGCGCATCGACGGTCTATCACAGCGTGCGCGGGCGCAAGAAAGAGATCATGCAGAAGGTCGATCACTTTTCGATCTACTTGCTGATCGCCGGCAGCTACACACCGTTTTGCCTGGTGACGTTGCGCGGGCCGTGGGGCTGGACGCTGTTCGGGATTGTCTGGGGGTTGGCGGTGATCGGCATCCTGCAGGAGATCAAGCCGCGCTCCGAGGCGCGCATCCTGTCGATCGTGATCTATGCGGTGATGGGTTGGATCGTGCTGGTGGCGGTCAAGCCGTTGATTGCCGCGCTGGGCACGGTAGGCTTTATCTGGCTGGCGTCGGGCGGCATTTTGTACACCGTGGGCATTATCTTCTTTGCCCTGGAGGACCGGCTGCGGCACTCCCACGGGATCTGGCACCTGTTTGTGATCGGCGGGAGCCTGCTGCATTTTGTGGCGATCATGGTGTACGTGCTATAG
- the mdcH gene encoding malonate decarboxylase subunit epsilon: MSSLLVFPGQGAQRAGMLQQLPRLILDEASAALSEDVLALDSTEALASTRAVQLCLLIAGVASARLLEHTPDYVAGLSIGAYPAAVIAGSLDFADALKLVSLRGELMQKAYPQGYGMTAIIGLELSAVEGLIAQVHTPQTPVYLANINADNQTVIAGSNEAMKAVATLVRGAGVARRLAVSVPSHCALLEKPAEALAEAFAQVPLKIPAITYLSSTRARPIREVEQLRDDLAFNMCRIVDWRGTVQSAYERGVRLQIELPPGAVLSGLARRVFEQGTVIAFEGARLDTLQALLREEGHRHR, from the coding sequence ATGAGCAGTCTGTTGGTGTTTCCGGGGCAGGGGGCTCAGCGTGCAGGCATGCTCCAGCAGCTGCCTCGGCTGATCCTGGACGAGGCAAGCGCAGCCCTCAGTGAAGACGTGCTGGCGCTTGATTCAACCGAAGCACTGGCTTCAACTCGCGCCGTGCAGCTATGCCTGTTGATCGCTGGCGTCGCCAGTGCGCGTTTGCTGGAACACACGCCGGACTACGTCGCGGGCCTCTCCATCGGTGCCTATCCGGCGGCGGTGATCGCAGGTTCTCTGGACTTCGCCGATGCGCTCAAGCTGGTCAGCTTGCGCGGTGAGTTGATGCAAAAAGCTTATCCCCAGGGCTATGGCATGACCGCGATCATCGGCCTGGAATTGAGCGCTGTCGAAGGCCTGATCGCTCAAGTCCACACCCCGCAAACTCCCGTTTACCTGGCCAATATCAACGCCGATAACCAGACCGTGATTGCCGGCAGTAACGAAGCGATGAAGGCGGTGGCGACTCTTGTCCGAGGGGCCGGTGTCGCCAGGCGCCTGGCGGTCAGCGTACCGTCCCACTGCGCGCTCTTGGAAAAACCTGCCGAAGCACTGGCCGAGGCATTCGCCCAGGTCCCGCTGAAAATCCCGGCCATTACTTACCTGAGCAGCACCCGCGCTCGTCCCATTCGCGAGGTTGAACAACTGCGTGATGACCTGGCCTTCAACATGTGCCGCATTGTCGATTGGCGCGGCACGGTGCAAAGCGCCTACGAGCGCGGCGTACGCCTGCAGATCGAACTCCCCCCCGGCGCCGTGCTCAGCGGCCTGGCGCGACGGGTGTTTGAACAAGGCACGGTGATCGCCTTCGAAGGCGCGCGCCTGGACACCTTGCAGGCGCTGCTGCGAGAGGAGGGACACCGTCACCGATAA
- the madM gene encoding malonate transporter subunit MadM, with the protein MWDLIEKGLEHNGLVTAFAFVGVVMWISVVLSKRLTFGRIHGSAIAIVIGLVLAWVGGTITGGQKGLADVALFSGIGLMGGAMLRDFAIVATAFEVQATEARKAGLIGAIALLLGTVLPFIVGASIAWAFGYRDAVSMTTIGAGAVTYIVGPVTGAALGASSDVVALSIATGLIKAILVMVGTPMAARWMGLDNPRSAMVFGGLAGTVSGVTAGLAATDRRLVPYGALTATFHTGLGCLLGPSLLYFIVRGLVG; encoded by the coding sequence ATGTGGGACCTCATCGAAAAAGGGTTGGAACATAACGGCCTGGTCACCGCCTTTGCCTTCGTCGGTGTGGTGATGTGGATTTCCGTGGTGCTGTCCAAACGCCTGACCTTCGGCCGGATTCACGGCTCGGCCATCGCCATTGTGATCGGGCTGGTGCTGGCTTGGGTCGGCGGTACGATCACAGGTGGGCAGAAGGGCTTGGCGGACGTGGCGCTGTTCTCCGGGATTGGGTTGATGGGCGGGGCGATGCTGCGGGACTTTGCGATTGTGGCCACCGCGTTTGAAGTGCAAGCCACCGAGGCGCGCAAGGCTGGGTTGATTGGCGCGATTGCGTTGCTACTGGGCACGGTGCTGCCGTTTATTGTCGGGGCGAGTATTGCCTGGGCCTTTGGTTATCGCGATGCAGTGAGCATGACCACCATTGGTGCGGGGGCGGTAACCTACATCGTCGGTCCGGTGACGGGGGCTGCGTTGGGTGCGAGTTCCGATGTGGTGGCGCTGTCCATCGCGACCGGCTTGATCAAGGCAATCCTGGTGATGGTCGGCACCCCCATGGCGGCGCGCTGGATGGGCCTGGACAACCCTCGCTCGGCGATGGTGTTTGGCGGCTTGGCGGGCACCGTCAGCGGTGTGACGGCGGGCTTGGCCGCGACGGATCGGCGGTTGGTGCCCTATGGCGCGTTGACGGCGACGTTCCATACCGGGTTGGGGTGTTTGTTGGGGCCTTCGTTGCTCTACTTCATCGTGCGCGGGTTGGTGGGCTAG
- a CDS encoding biotin-independent malonate decarboxylase subunit beta, protein MTDLLNKHSFVELGARQRAKALLDKGSFRELIDPFQRVMSPWLSRQGVVPQADDGVVIAKGAIAGMPVVIAAIEGNFQGGSLGEVGGAKIAGALELAAVDNRKGIPTRAVLLLETGGVRLQEANLGLAAIADIHAAIVDLRQYQPVIGVVAGSVGCFGGMSIAAGLCSYLLVTREARLGLNGPQVIEQEAGLEEYDSRDRPFIWSLTGGEQRFASSLADRYVADDVAQIQQQVTELLQQGLPEKQRSRQVDHYLERLAALDAEPQIEPATVRDLYQGEGS, encoded by the coding sequence ATGACTGACTTGCTCAATAAACACAGCTTCGTCGAGCTCGGTGCCCGGCAGCGTGCCAAGGCCCTGCTCGACAAAGGCAGCTTTCGCGAGTTGATCGATCCGTTTCAACGCGTGATGTCGCCGTGGCTGAGTCGCCAGGGCGTGGTGCCTCAAGCGGATGACGGTGTCGTAATCGCCAAGGGTGCCATTGCCGGCATGCCCGTCGTCATCGCGGCCATCGAAGGCAATTTCCAGGGCGGCAGTCTCGGTGAAGTGGGCGGGGCGAAAATCGCCGGCGCCCTGGAGCTGGCCGCCGTGGACAACCGAAAAGGCATTCCCACCCGCGCTGTACTGTTGTTGGAAACTGGCGGTGTGCGCCTGCAGGAAGCCAATCTTGGTTTAGCCGCGATTGCCGATATCCACGCAGCGATTGTTGACCTGCGCCAATACCAGCCGGTGATCGGTGTGGTGGCGGGCAGTGTTGGCTGTTTCGGGGGCATGTCGATTGCAGCAGGCCTGTGCAGTTACCTTTTGGTGACACGCGAAGCTCGCCTTGGCCTGAATGGCCCGCAAGTGATCGAACAGGAAGCCGGCCTTGAAGAATACGACTCCCGCGACCGGCCGTTTATCTGGAGCCTGACCGGTGGCGAACAGCGCTTTGCCAGCAGTTTGGCCGATCGTTATGTGGCGGATGATGTGGCGCAGATTCAGCAGCAAGTCACAGAACTGCTGCAACAAGGCTTGCCGGAGAAACAACGCAGCCGTCAGGTCGATCACTACCTCGAGCGACTGGCTGCACTCGACGCCGAACCACAAATCGAACCTGCGACGGTCCGCGATCTGTATCAGGGAGAAGGATCATGA